DNA from Micromonospora nigra:
GTGACGGCTTCTTCTTCCGTAACCAGCACATCGTGGTGGTCGGTGGCGGCGACTCGGCGATGGAGGAGGCCAGCTTCCTCACCCGGTTCGCCGAGTCGGTGACCATCATCCACCGTCGGGACTCGTTCCGGGCCAGCAAGATCATGGCCGATCGGGCGCTGAACAACGAGAAGATCAAGGTCGAGTGGAACACCGTGGTCGAGGAGATCCTCGGCGACGACGGCAAGGTCACCGGTGTCCGGGTCCGCAACGTGCACACCGGCGAGAGCAAGGTTCTCGACGTCACCGGCGTCTTCGTGGCCATCGGCCACGACCCGCGCAGTGAACTGTTCCAGGGCCAGGTGGAGCTCGACGACGAAGGCTACGTGAAGGTCGACGCACCCAGCACCCGCACCACCATCCCGGGCGTCTTCGCCGCCGGTGACGTGGTCGACCACACCTACCGGCAGGCCATCACCGCCGCGGGTACGGGATGCGCGGCGGCCCTGGACGCCGAGCGCTTCATCGCCACGGTCGAAGGCTGAACAACCAGTGACAGCAGCATCCCGAAGGAGGAGTCAATAGTGGGAGCAACCAAGGCGGTCACCGACGCGAGCTTCACCGCCGACGTCCTGAAGTCCGACAAGCCGGTCCTGGTCGATTTCTGGGCCGAGTGGTGCGGGCCGTGCCGTAAGGTCTCGCCACTGCTGGAGGAGATCGCCGGCGAGATGGGCGACCAGGTCACCATCGTCAAGCTCAACATCGACGAGAACCCGGAGACCGCCCGCGCCTACCGGGTGATGTCCGTGCCGACCCTCACCATCTTCAAGGGCGGCGAGCCGGTCCAGTCGATCGCCGGCGCCAAGCCCAAGGGTGAGTTGGTCAAGCTCATCGAATCGGCCCTCTGACCTGCACCGACGCTTCCGTCGACCCCGTCCCGATCTGCCGGGCACGGGGTCGACGGCTTTTTCCCGGGTGTCGCCCCGGCGCGTCCCGCAACGCATAACCTCGACCTGGGGCCACCTGGTCCCGTCCGGGTCCCGCCGCGCCAACGGCCGGCCACCGACCGTGCAGAGGGAGCGTGCGTGCGTCCGATCCGACCCGGTGACCGGGGACCCGCGGTGAAGGAGATCCGCACGGTGCTCACCGGCCTCGACCTGCTCTCCGTGGCCACCGGCCCGTACGGCGACGAGTTCGACGCGGTGACGGAACGGGCCGTCCGGGCCTTCCAGCAGTCCCGGGGGCTCAGCGTGGACGGCCGGGTGGGCGCGGAGACCTGGCGGGCCCTGGACGCCGCCCGCTGGCGGCTCGGGGCCCGCACCCTCTACCACGCGGTGCCCGAGCCGCTGACCGGCGAGGACGTCCGGTCGTTGCAGGAGCGCCTGCTGGAGATGGGGTACGACGTGGGGCACGCGGACGCGATCTACGGCTCCCGCACCGCCCGTGCCGTGGCCCAGTTCCAGCGGGAGGTGGGGCTCGTTCCCGACGGCTCCTGCGGGCCGCACACCATGGGCGCGCTGCGTCGGCTCGGCCGCAAGGTCGTCGGCGGGCGGCCCCAGTGGCTGCGCGAGTCCGACGCGATCCGGCAGTCCGGTCCGACGCTGGTGGGGCGGACCGTGGTGGTCGACCCGGGGCACGGCGGCACCGACCCGGGGGTGGTCGTCCCCGACGGGCCGCTGCGCTGGATTGAGGCGGACCTCGTCCACGACCTGGCCAACCGGCTGGAGGGCAGGCTCGCCGCCGCCGGGGTCCGGGTGCAGCTCACCCGGGGGTCCGCCCCGGAGACGTGCCTGCCCGACATCGACCGGGCTCAGCTCGCCAACTCGCTCGGCGCCGACGTGTTCATCTCGCTGCACCTCGACGGGCACGCCAACCCGGCGGCCGAGGGCGTGGCGACCTACCACTACGGCACCGACAACGGCGTGACCTCGACCACCGGCGAACGGCTCGCCGGGCTGGTGCAGCGGGAGATCGTGGCCCGCACCGGCCTGCGCGACTGCCGTACCCACGCCAAGGCGTGGGATCTGCTCCGGCTCACCCGGATGCCCGCGGTACGGGTCGAGGTGGGATACCTGACCTCGGCTGCCGACCGGGGCCGGCTGGTGGACCCGCGGTTCCGGGACCGGGTGGTGGACGCGATCGTGGCCGCCGTGCAGCGGATGTACCTGCCCGTCGAGCGGGACGTGCCGACCGGCTCGATCGACGTCAGCGAACTGCGTGCGGCGGTGGCCGCCGGCACCGTGGTCGACTGAGCGGAGCCGTCAGTCGTCAGCCGCCGGTGGAGCGGGTGGCAGGGGCCGGGCGTACCGGCCGCAGCAGCGTCTCCGGGCTCATCGAGCCGAGCAGTTTCTCCAGCGCGTACTCGACGTCGGACTTCCAGCTCAGCGCCGTCCTGAGCTCGAGGCGCAGGCGGGGGTAGCGCGGGTGCGGCCGGACGGTCTTGAAGCCGACGGAGAGGAAGAAGTCGGCGGGGGCGACGCAGGCCCCGGCCGGGTCGGCGGCGTCGTCGAACGTGGCGTCCCCGAACGCCTCGATCGCCTTGATGCCACGCTTGGTGAGGTCCCGGGCCACCCCCTGGACCAGCATCCGGCCCAGCCCGCCCCCGGCGAACGCGGGCACCACGCTGGCGGTCATCAGCAGCGCCGCGTCGGCGGAGACCGGAGACGTGGGGAAGGCCATGGACCGGGGCACGTAGGCCGGCGGGGCGTACAGGACGAAGCCGGCCGGCATCCCGTCGACGTAGACGAGCTTGCCGCACGACCCCCACTCCAGCAGGGTCTGCGAGACCCACGCCTCCTTCTCCAGCCCGGGATCGCCGGCGGCGCAGGCCCGGTCGGCGGAAACCGGATCAAGCTCCCAGTAGACGCACTGCCGGCACGGACGGGGCAGATCCTCAAGGGTGTCCAGGGTCAGGCTGACCAGGCGTCGCGACATTGGCGCATCCCCCACGTAGGCTCGGGGTGGGATCCGGCACGGCCGGTCCGGGCGGCGTGCTCGCCGCCTTCCTGCCCCCGACGAGCGATCGTACGCCGCCGGCCGCCGGTACGGGAGAGGACGCGCGAATGCCCACCTCAGGTGCCCTGTCCGAGGGTCCGCGATGTGGACAGCACCGCTTCGCGCGCGACACGCCCGGGTTTCGGCGACTACCATCGACACCCGGCGCGCCGTGCCGCCATGGTCGCCGGTGTCCCGGGTATCCCGGGGCGGGAGCCGCCCGCGCAGCCATCGAGGTGATGTCATGACCGGCACGACGCTCGACGACTACACCGACCGCTACGCCCGTCGGGTCCGGGGCATGACCGCCTCGGAGATCCGCGCGCTGTTCGCGGTGGCCAGCCGTCCCGAGGT
Protein-coding regions in this window:
- the trxB gene encoding thioredoxin-disulfide reductase is translated as MDEVRNLIIIGSGPAGYTAAVYAARANLKPLVIEGVQSGGALMTTTEVENFPGFADGILGPELMDNMRKQAERFGAEFLTDDVTRVELVDTGVPGTASTVWVGQSAYRARAVILATGSAWRPLGVPGEQEYLGHGVSSCATCDGFFFRNQHIVVVGGGDSAMEEASFLTRFAESVTIIHRRDSFRASKIMADRALNNEKIKVEWNTVVEEILGDDGKVTGVRVRNVHTGESKVLDVTGVFVAIGHDPRSELFQGQVELDDEGYVKVDAPSTRTTIPGVFAAGDVVDHTYRQAITAAGTGCAAALDAERFIATVEG
- the trxA gene encoding thioredoxin, yielding MGATKAVTDASFTADVLKSDKPVLVDFWAEWCGPCRKVSPLLEEIAGEMGDQVTIVKLNIDENPETARAYRVMSVPTLTIFKGGEPVQSIAGAKPKGELVKLIESAL
- a CDS encoding N-acetylmuramoyl-L-alanine amidase, which translates into the protein MRPIRPGDRGPAVKEIRTVLTGLDLLSVATGPYGDEFDAVTERAVRAFQQSRGLSVDGRVGAETWRALDAARWRLGARTLYHAVPEPLTGEDVRSLQERLLEMGYDVGHADAIYGSRTARAVAQFQREVGLVPDGSCGPHTMGALRRLGRKVVGGRPQWLRESDAIRQSGPTLVGRTVVVDPGHGGTDPGVVVPDGPLRWIEADLVHDLANRLEGRLAAAGVRVQLTRGSAPETCLPDIDRAQLANSLGADVFISLHLDGHANPAAEGVATYHYGTDNGVTSTTGERLAGLVQREIVARTGLRDCRTHAKAWDLLRLTRMPAVRVEVGYLTSAADRGRLVDPRFRDRVVDAIVAAVQRMYLPVERDVPTGSIDVSELRAAVAAGTVVD
- a CDS encoding GNAT family N-acetyltransferase codes for the protein MSRRLVSLTLDTLEDLPRPCRQCVYWELDPVSADRACAAGDPGLEKEAWVSQTLLEWGSCGKLVYVDGMPAGFVLYAPPAYVPRSMAFPTSPVSADAALLMTASVVPAFAGGGLGRMLVQGVARDLTKRGIKAIEAFGDATFDDAADPAGACVAPADFFLSVGFKTVRPHPRYPRLRLELRTALSWKSDVEYALEKLLGSMSPETLLRPVRPAPATRSTGG